The proteins below are encoded in one region of Nitrospira lenta:
- a CDS encoding DUF6714 family protein, translating into MNPIPTQRIAKLKEAIALSFAKISHPAPNNIAPHQCEECAEARETFIQKDWRMLSSDVMEGHFDQLSLLSPEAFQFFLPAFMCFSLDHLDSPTCEFTVYALAFNYTRKTKEETDRQIEWWDSRFSLFEKDQLLVLINFLDLVKDSDDRNYFQDEVQRGKHHIELLVSKY; encoded by the coding sequence TTGAACCCCATCCCGACTCAGCGCATTGCTAAACTTAAGGAAGCAATCGCCTTGAGCTTTGCCAAGATTAGTCATCCCGCCCCAAACAATATTGCCCCTCATCAGTGCGAGGAATGTGCTGAAGCAAGAGAGACTTTCATCCAAAAAGACTGGAGGATGCTGAGTAGCGACGTCATGGAAGGCCACTTTGACCAGTTATCCTTGCTCTCACCTGAGGCGTTTCAATTCTTTCTGCCCGCATTCATGTGCTTCTCATTGGACCACTTAGACTCCCCGACATGCGAATTTACCGTCTACGCGTTGGCATTCAACTACACCAGGAAAACCAAAGAAGAGACAGATCGGCAAATAGAGTGGTGGGATTCTCGATTCAGTCTTTTTGAAAAAGATCAGCTTCTTGTTCTCATCAATTTCTTAGACCTCGTGAAAGATAGTGATGACAGGAACTACTTTCAAGACGAAGTTCAAAGAGGGAAGCACCACATCGAATTATTAGTATCTAAGTACTAA
- a CDS encoding FtsX-like permease family protein — translation MAWLKVVALLLLSHMTQRPFRTGLTIVGVALGVAASVAVRTANVEVLHSFEQAVLTVAGPTTLEISGGDFGLDEQLIAKVREVPGLASATPVIVQTAVRLDAGQPSGALQVIGLDLLAEFDSRGFRVMQGQDDNPLAGLLKADSLYLGRKLAAEWHLVKGSTVQLQVGARQVQARIAGVIQDQSDRVSSWDHVAIMDIAAAQVLFGMIGKLDRIDLVTSPEVEIDVAAQAVRAVVPPHVTVERPASRTRQVEQMVRAFRLNLTVLSWVGLLVGMFLIYNTMAFAVAQRRREIGIYRAIGMTQSRVAWLFLTEAALFGLLGGIVGSVGGILLAQKLVILVSQTISDLYTPVAQGSASWFDSAELWQASGEGILIGCLVSMIGAIGPSLDASRTATVRALAPGDYESSRQVRVGGLAAGGLGLLLIAGLLALAGPLGGVPIWGYLATFCLLAGLSCLAPFCITGWRKRTLQGERLAGVQGAMREIAVEHAARNPGRNGVTVSALMVGLAIMIGVLIMVRSFRHTVEVWINETVIADIVVAPSTWLREANSGNGTKSLPPGWQAVLAAIPGVAEVDTYRDVRVEVKGQRVAIVSRDLRLHARRSQYLVRQGDSTDLLNQAVDSGGVIVSEVLANRLGIREGQSLEIMTPQGARSFPVVAVFYDYATDGGKLVMDRGLYQSLWQDALVTVFPIYLNDGADRERVRQAIAAVLQQAQDRTLPPLIISNGELRKEILDIFDRTFLLTYVLEAIAVIIAMLGIVNTLVTSVLERRREFATLRAIGGSEGQIRQLVLWEAAYLGLVGIALGLVGGGLLSLLLIKVINKQSFGWTIQMILPFGALAQAVGLAAAATLVAGYFPARWAAQQPVVEGLREE, via the coding sequence ATGGCCTGGTTGAAAGTTGTCGCGCTCCTTCTTCTCTCTCATATGACTCAGCGGCCGTTTCGGACCGGCCTCACGATTGTGGGGGTGGCGCTGGGTGTGGCGGCGTCCGTGGCGGTGCGAACAGCCAATGTGGAAGTGCTGCATTCATTTGAGCAGGCGGTGCTGACCGTTGCCGGTCCGACCACCTTGGAGATCTCCGGAGGAGATTTCGGACTGGATGAGCAGCTGATTGCGAAGGTGCGGGAAGTGCCGGGCTTGGCTTCTGCGACACCGGTCATCGTGCAGACGGCGGTGCGGCTCGATGCCGGGCAACCGAGTGGGGCGCTGCAAGTGATTGGCCTGGATCTGCTGGCGGAGTTTGACTCGCGCGGGTTTCGAGTCATGCAGGGACAGGATGACAATCCGCTCGCTGGCTTACTGAAAGCCGACAGCCTGTATCTTGGAAGAAAGCTGGCGGCTGAGTGGCATCTTGTGAAGGGAAGTACCGTTCAGCTCCAAGTCGGGGCTCGGCAGGTGCAAGCGCGGATTGCCGGTGTGATTCAGGACCAATCCGATCGGGTCTCATCCTGGGATCATGTGGCGATCATGGACATTGCCGCCGCCCAAGTTCTGTTTGGCATGATCGGGAAGTTGGACCGAATCGATTTGGTCACAAGCCCGGAGGTCGAGATTGATGTAGCGGCGCAGGCCGTGCGCGCCGTTGTGCCGCCGCATGTCACGGTCGAGCGGCCGGCGAGCCGGACGCGCCAGGTTGAGCAGATGGTGCGGGCGTTCCGATTGAATCTCACCGTATTGAGTTGGGTCGGACTGCTCGTCGGTATGTTTCTCATCTACAACACGATGGCCTTCGCCGTGGCGCAGCGCCGACGTGAGATCGGCATCTACCGCGCGATCGGCATGACCCAGTCCCGTGTGGCATGGCTCTTCCTGACCGAGGCCGCTTTGTTCGGGCTGTTGGGTGGGATTGTCGGGAGCGTGGGCGGTATTCTGCTGGCGCAAAAACTCGTCATACTGGTCAGCCAGACGATTTCTGATCTCTACACCCCGGTGGCTCAGGGATCCGCATCCTGGTTCGACTCAGCTGAACTCTGGCAGGCATCGGGTGAAGGGATTCTGATCGGCTGTCTCGTCTCCATGATCGGGGCGATCGGACCGAGCCTCGATGCCAGCCGAACCGCCACCGTGCGGGCGTTAGCTCCCGGTGATTACGAGAGCAGCCGACAGGTGCGTGTGGGGGGATTGGCGGCTGGCGGACTCGGATTGCTCTTGATCGCCGGACTGCTTGCTCTAGCCGGACCGTTGGGCGGCGTGCCGATTTGGGGCTATCTCGCCACGTTCTGTTTATTGGCCGGACTGTCGTGCCTCGCGCCGTTCTGTATTACTGGGTGGAGAAAGCGGACGCTACAGGGCGAACGACTCGCCGGCGTGCAAGGTGCGATGCGAGAGATCGCCGTGGAGCATGCGGCGAGAAATCCAGGCCGGAACGGCGTGACGGTTTCGGCGCTGATGGTAGGGCTGGCGATCATGATCGGTGTGCTCATCATGGTGCGCAGTTTCCGGCACACCGTCGAAGTCTGGATCAACGAGACTGTGATCGCCGACATCGTCGTCGCGCCCTCAACCTGGCTGCGGGAGGCGAATAGCGGGAATGGTACGAAGAGTCTGCCCCCAGGCTGGCAAGCAGTGCTGGCCGCCATCCCCGGTGTGGCGGAGGTGGATACCTATCGGGATGTGCGGGTTGAGGTGAAGGGGCAACGTGTGGCGATTGTCTCGCGTGATTTGCGACTCCATGCCAGGCGCAGCCAGTATCTCGTCCGCCAGGGGGATTCCACCGACCTATTGAACCAGGCCGTCGATAGCGGCGGGGTTATCGTATCTGAAGTGCTGGCCAACCGGCTCGGCATTCGTGAAGGGCAGTCGCTGGAGATCATGACGCCGCAAGGAGCGCGCTCATTTCCGGTCGTGGCCGTGTTTTACGACTATGCCACCGACGGTGGAAAGCTGGTCATGGACCGCGGGCTCTATCAATCGCTTTGGCAGGATGCACTCGTGACGGTCTTCCCGATCTATCTGAACGACGGGGCGGATAGGGAGCGGGTCCGGCAGGCGATTGCCGCCGTCTTGCAGCAAGCACAGGACCGGACATTGCCACCGCTGATCATCAGCAACGGCGAGTTGCGGAAGGAGATTCTCGACATCTTTGACCGGACCTTTCTGCTGACCTATGTGCTCGAAGCGATCGCTGTGATCATCGCCATGCTTGGTATCGTGAATACATTGGTGACGTCGGTGCTCGAAAGGCGCAGGGAGTTCGCCACGCTACGTGCCATCGGCGGCAGCGAGGGGCAAATAAGACAGTTGGTCTTGTGGGAAGCGGCTTATCTAGGATTGGTGGGCATCGCACTGGGACTTGTTGGCGGCGGACTGCTGTCCTTGCTGCTGATTAAAGTGATCAACAAACAATCATTTGGTTGGACGATTCAGATGATCCTTCCCTTCGGCGCCCTCGCCCAAGCCGTCGGCTTAGCGGCAGCCGCAACGCTAGTCGCCGGTTACTTCCCCGCCCGCTGGGCAGCACAACAGCCGGTGGTGGAGGGGTTAAGGGAGGAGTAG
- a CDS encoding LuxR C-terminal-related transcriptional regulator, which produces MARSRGNNALQLDRGPKAEFSITPRQREILKMVALGHTNREIAETLAISIRTVEVHRFNLMRRLNVRNVAQLLRQGLQQGLLPRNFGLK; this is translated from the coding sequence ATGGCACGTAGTCGAGGGAACAACGCACTTCAGCTGGACCGAGGCCCGAAGGCCGAGTTCTCCATTACCCCCCGGCAACGGGAAATTCTCAAGATGGTCGCCCTCGGCCATACGAATCGTGAGATTGCGGAAACACTGGCCATCAGCATCCGCACCGTCGAGGTGCATCGCTTCAATCTGATGCGGCGGCTGAACGTCCGAAACGTGGCGCAGTTACTTCGCCAAGGCCTTCAGCAGGGATTACTGCCTCGCAACTTCGGCCTCAAGTAG
- a CDS encoding dihydroorotate oxidase — MTDLSTTIAGVKFPSCVMNAAGALCVTRDELVALGKSRAGAIVTKSMTVEARQGNPEPRYYGFPGGSINSMGLPNLGYRAYAELIPELKQFGKPVIASVAGLCEDDFPTIAAVINAAKPDLIEVNLSCPNIPGKPQIGYDPEASERLLKRVRKVITVPMGVKLPPYFDPAHHEVMGKVIGRCEVDFLNMINSVGNGLVVDPDREEVVIKPKGGFGGLGGTIIKAVALANVRAFYKIFQGKIPIIGTGGVMNGVDAFEHFLCGASAVQVGTVLVEEGLGAFGRLEAELAAQLKKKGYGSVTECRGKVKEL; from the coding sequence ATGACCGATCTTTCCACGACGATTGCAGGGGTGAAGTTTCCCAGCTGCGTGATGAACGCAGCCGGCGCGCTCTGTGTCACGCGTGACGAACTGGTGGCGCTGGGCAAGTCGCGCGCGGGAGCCATAGTCACCAAGTCGATGACCGTCGAGGCGCGCCAGGGGAATCCGGAGCCCCGCTACTATGGATTCCCCGGCGGCTCGATCAATTCGATGGGATTGCCCAACCTCGGCTATCGCGCCTATGCCGAACTCATTCCCGAATTGAAACAGTTCGGTAAGCCGGTGATCGCGAGCGTGGCGGGACTGTGTGAAGACGATTTTCCGACGATCGCGGCCGTGATCAACGCGGCGAAGCCCGACTTGATCGAAGTGAATCTCTCCTGCCCGAATATTCCCGGCAAGCCGCAGATCGGGTACGACCCGGAAGCGTCCGAGCGGTTGCTCAAGCGCGTGCGCAAAGTCATCACCGTTCCGATGGGCGTGAAGTTGCCGCCGTATTTCGATCCGGCGCATCACGAGGTCATGGGAAAAGTCATTGGCCGTTGCGAAGTCGATTTCCTCAATATGATTAATTCGGTCGGCAACGGGTTGGTGGTGGATCCGGACCGTGAAGAAGTTGTGATCAAGCCGAAGGGTGGATTCGGCGGGTTGGGCGGCACGATCATCAAGGCCGTGGCGCTGGCGAATGTCCGCGCCTTCTACAAAATCTTTCAGGGAAAGATTCCCATCATCGGCACCGGCGGCGTCATGAACGGTGTCGATGCCTTCGAGCATTTCCTCTGTGGAGCCTCGGCTGTGCAGGTCGGCACTGTTTTGGTTGAAGAGGGGCTGGGAGCCTTCGGACGGCTGGAGGCCGAACTCGCGGCACAGCTCAAGAAGAAGGGCTACGGATCGGTGACAGAATGTCGGGGGAAGGTCAAAGAGCTCTGA
- a CDS encoding ABC transporter ATP-binding protein — MVKLAQLSKTYARGEATVAALHGVSLDVARGEFCAFVGPSGCGKSTLLNLVGGLDRPSSGELYLDGRATTTFTSHEWTLARRELIGIVFQAFHLVPGLTALENVALPLMLRGDGGRSVAQRAESVLELVHMGHRKHHRPGELSGGEQQRVAIARALAHRPKLLLADEPTGNLDSHQGAEIMTLIRSLAKADSVTVLLVTHSQTAAECADYIWTMQDGRLVARTPSPALTGVA; from the coding sequence ATGGTGAAGCTGGCCCAGTTGTCCAAAACGTATGCGCGTGGCGAGGCCACGGTCGCGGCGTTGCATGGTGTCAGTCTTGATGTCGCACGCGGCGAATTCTGCGCGTTCGTCGGACCCAGCGGATGCGGGAAGAGTACATTGCTGAATCTGGTGGGCGGTCTTGATCGGCCTTCATCCGGAGAACTCTATCTCGACGGGCGCGCGACCACCACATTTACCAGTCACGAGTGGACCTTGGCGCGGAGGGAATTGATCGGTATTGTGTTTCAAGCCTTTCACTTAGTCCCAGGGCTGACGGCCCTGGAGAATGTGGCGCTGCCATTGATGTTGCGCGGAGACGGCGGTCGGTCGGTTGCACAGCGGGCGGAGAGCGTATTGGAGTTGGTCCATATGGGGCATCGGAAGCATCACCGCCCCGGAGAGTTGTCGGGTGGTGAGCAACAGCGGGTGGCGATTGCCCGTGCGCTTGCGCACCGGCCGAAATTGCTGCTGGCCGATGAACCGACAGGAAATCTCGATTCGCATCAGGGGGCGGAAATCATGACGTTGATTCGATCTCTGGCGAAAGCAGACAGCGTCACCGTCTTACTGGTGACGCATAGCCAGACTGCCGCGGAATGTGCCGACTATATCTGGACGATGCAGGACGGGCGGCTGGTTGCGCGCACGCCATCGCCGGCTTTAACGGGGGTAGCATGA
- a CDS encoding ComF family protein, translating to MMESWPRKLPGLIRHAVRFFLPADCATCGVPLTTDPVPLFCTTCWETIAPLRLARCSQCDRPLPSPIALTYSPTHRCHHCVVRPPAYAKAWTLYPYLPPLQDAICLFKYRGKVSLAKPLGQLLINALPAALDADLVIPVPLHPTRLREREFNQSLLLADQVATHLHLPLSFTNLVRSVPSEPQSTLSRKERMKNLRRAFIIRRPELVAQKRILLIDDVFTTGTTVNECAKVLRKAGADAIFVLTLARTIESNVVPDRILAQRANGLLEVLKG from the coding sequence ATGATGGAATCGTGGCCGCGGAAATTGCCAGGCTTGATACGGCACGCCGTCCGATTTTTTCTGCCGGCTGACTGTGCCACCTGCGGAGTACCGCTTACGACCGATCCCGTCCCGCTGTTTTGCACGACCTGCTGGGAGACCATCGCTCCGCTCAGGCTGGCCCGCTGCTCGCAATGCGATCGTCCGTTGCCCTCGCCCATCGCACTCACCTACAGTCCCACCCATCGCTGCCACCACTGCGTGGTTCGCCCGCCCGCCTATGCAAAGGCCTGGACCCTGTATCCCTATCTGCCTCCCCTACAAGACGCGATCTGTCTGTTCAAGTACCGTGGGAAAGTCTCGCTGGCCAAGCCGCTTGGACAATTGCTGATCAACGCCCTCCCGGCTGCGCTGGATGCAGACCTCGTCATTCCCGTGCCGTTGCATCCAACCCGTTTGAGAGAGCGTGAGTTCAATCAATCGCTGCTACTTGCCGATCAAGTGGCCACACACCTCCATCTCCCTCTTTCGTTTACGAATCTCGTTCGGAGCGTCCCGTCAGAACCCCAAAGCACGTTGTCACGAAAAGAGCGGATGAAGAACCTTCGCCGGGCGTTTATCATTCGTCGCCCTGAATTGGTTGCTCAGAAACGCATCCTTCTTATCGATGACGTCTTTACGACTGGCACAACCGTGAATGAATGTGCCAAGGTGCTCCGGAAGGCCGGAGCGGATGCCATCTTCGTCCTGACACTGGCGCGAACGATCGAGTCGAACGTCGTGCCGGATCGAATCCTGGCCCAACGCGCCAACGGTCTACTCGAAGTCTTGAAGGGCTAG
- a CDS encoding FmdB family zinc ribbon protein, translating into MPIYEYFCRDCRKRSTLLILSLSSPTPPACKHCGSLAVDRLLSGFSSPKSEEARLASLSDSDNLDGLDENDPESMSRFMKHMGDEMGEDVEQDVEAMMDSADNGASHDGSTDSL; encoded by the coding sequence ATGCCGATCTATGAATACTTCTGCCGCGATTGCCGCAAGCGAAGCACCTTGCTCATACTCAGCCTATCCAGTCCGACTCCACCTGCATGCAAACACTGCGGGAGCCTGGCCGTCGACCGCCTCCTGTCAGGATTCTCCTCTCCAAAGTCCGAAGAGGCTCGGCTTGCATCCCTTTCAGACTCCGACAACCTCGACGGGCTGGATGAAAACGATCCGGAGTCCATGTCTCGCTTTATGAAGCACATGGGGGACGAGATGGGTGAGGACGTCGAACAAGATGTCGAAGCTATGATGGATTCAGCCGACAATGGGGCCTCCCATGACGGGAGCACTGACAGTCTATGA
- a CDS encoding helix-turn-helix domain-containing protein, whose translation MGTAPKSELMTVSETCLYLKITTRTLYRYIQNRQIPAFKLGKEWRFVRSDLEQWIRDRTRTALPS comes from the coding sequence ATGGGGACAGCCCCGAAGAGCGAATTGATGACGGTGTCGGAGACGTGTCTGTACCTGAAGATTACGACCCGCACCCTCTATCGCTATATACAGAACAGACAGATTCCAGCCTTCAAGCTTGGGAAAGAATGGCGATTCGTACGTTCGGATCTGGAACAGTGGATCCGCGACCGGACCAGAACCGCCCTCCCGTCATAA
- a CDS encoding division/cell wall cluster transcriptional repressor MraZ, translated as MFAGEYLCKVDEKGRFIVPSPIREQIEADGQAVTFLKGPEQSLLIYSLKEWEKVLDRTKTTLDEDQSRLFMHFVVSEAGTSEIDKTGRILIPGRLRKQIPLDEDLEIILVGMYHRMEVWNPSEWRRYIARTEDRYEQNMSKIQNLL; from the coding sequence ATGTTCGCTGGCGAATATCTGTGCAAAGTGGATGAGAAGGGACGTTTTATCGTCCCCTCCCCGATCCGCGAGCAGATTGAAGCCGACGGCCAGGCCGTCACGTTCCTCAAGGGCCCGGAACAATCCCTCCTCATCTATTCCTTGAAGGAATGGGAAAAGGTGTTAGACCGAACCAAGACGACGCTCGACGAAGACCAGAGCCGTCTCTTTATGCACTTTGTCGTGTCCGAGGCAGGCACGTCGGAAATCGACAAGACCGGACGCATCCTCATTCCAGGCCGTTTACGCAAACAGATCCCCCTGGATGAAGATCTCGAAATCATTCTGGTCGGGATGTATCATCGGATGGAAGTCTGGAACCCCAGTGAGTGGCGCCGCTACATTGCCCGCACCGAAGATCGCTACGAACAGAACATGTCGAAGATCCAGAACCTCCTGTAA
- a CDS encoding RusA family crossover junction endodeoxyribonuclease: protein MTGESLDITLPVPPSINHQYATVQGRRVLSSAGRTYKEHVGQQIWLALSRSPHKRALLHRLQSESLALSIRFYFTSPLRRDVDGGLKIAQDALCEGIGLNDNRIVETHLYKDVDRANPRIRIALSLAAR, encoded by the coding sequence GTGACAGGCGAATCCCTCGACATCACGCTGCCGGTTCCCCCCAGCATCAATCACCAATACGCCACGGTCCAAGGCCGTCGGGTTCTCTCTTCAGCGGGTCGAACGTACAAGGAGCATGTCGGGCAACAGATCTGGCTGGCTCTGTCTCGATCGCCCCATAAGCGAGCGTTGCTGCATCGGCTTCAATCGGAATCCTTGGCCCTCTCTATCCGCTTTTATTTCACCTCGCCGCTCCGCCGCGATGTCGATGGCGGGCTCAAAATCGCCCAGGACGCCCTCTGTGAAGGCATCGGCCTCAATGACAATCGTATTGTGGAAACCCATCTCTACAAAGATGTCGATCGAGCCAATCCCCGCATCCGAATTGCCCTCTCCCTGGCCGCTCGATAG
- a CDS encoding HD-GYP domain-containing protein, whose translation MATKTISIDQLRIGMYVAKIDLSWFRSPFLRRSLLIKQTPQIEKLRRAGAKQIVIDLLRGDDVAAPIDLDPPVSSQTITLAPQTPPLKSAPKPLSQLNEEYAQALVARKQLEQTVHTVFSAISKRGSVDPQVAAEAVQEVAIVTRTLPNSAIFMALSQQRAGDSSLSQHALSTCTLALVVGQSFGYNPLELQELATAALLHDIGLVQIPDAIIQRSANTSNPLPAHDRRILQSHPRLGILALERQGGFGTRVLQMIGEHHIRLDDSGYPPGTKGEFTSERSRILMIADYYDELLTGFGGASPLAPHQALQRIFRESQEGAFDQVILSRFIKLIGIYPVHSRVRLNTNERAVVTELNPSTLHQPVVTITHTPSGSEPPTPLVVDLSDPANAAPERVIDTVLDSPEHLHPAPSSRAA comes from the coding sequence ATGGCCACGAAGACTATTTCGATCGATCAACTGCGCATTGGAATGTACGTCGCCAAAATCGACCTCTCCTGGTTTCGATCACCATTCCTCCGGCGCTCCTTGCTCATCAAACAGACCCCTCAAATTGAAAAACTACGCCGCGCCGGAGCCAAACAGATCGTCATCGATCTACTCCGCGGAGATGATGTCGCAGCGCCAATTGATCTTGATCCGCCGGTCTCCTCGCAAACGATCACCCTGGCACCGCAAACCCCTCCCTTGAAATCGGCTCCCAAGCCGCTCAGCCAGCTGAACGAAGAATACGCCCAGGCGCTGGTTGCCAGAAAACAACTGGAACAAACCGTTCATACGGTCTTCTCAGCAATATCGAAACGGGGATCTGTCGATCCTCAGGTAGCGGCGGAAGCGGTTCAGGAAGTTGCGATCGTCACCAGGACCCTCCCCAACTCAGCCATCTTCATGGCGCTCAGCCAGCAGCGGGCAGGTGACTCGTCGCTCAGCCAACATGCCCTGTCCACCTGCACCTTAGCCCTTGTGGTGGGACAATCGTTCGGCTACAACCCGCTCGAACTCCAGGAGCTGGCCACAGCGGCACTGCTTCACGATATCGGCTTAGTCCAGATTCCAGACGCGATCATTCAGCGAAGCGCCAACACCTCCAATCCACTGCCCGCACACGACCGACGCATTCTTCAGTCACATCCGCGCTTGGGCATCCTCGCGCTCGAACGCCAGGGAGGGTTTGGAACCAGAGTCTTACAGATGATCGGGGAACACCATATCCGTCTCGATGATTCCGGCTATCCCCCAGGCACCAAAGGCGAGTTTACGTCAGAGCGATCGCGCATCCTGATGATTGCCGATTACTACGACGAGCTGCTTACCGGATTCGGCGGAGCCTCGCCACTCGCGCCCCATCAAGCGCTCCAACGGATTTTTCGAGAATCTCAGGAAGGCGCCTTCGATCAGGTAATTCTTTCGCGGTTCATCAAGTTGATCGGCATCTACCCCGTCCACAGCCGCGTGCGATTGAACACCAATGAGCGAGCGGTTGTGACGGAGCTGAATCCATCGACGCTGCACCAGCCCGTTGTCACGATCACGCACACTCCCAGCGGAAGTGAACCGCCCACTCCCCTCGTCGTCGACCTGTCAGACCCAGCGAATGCCGCCCCGGAGCGTGTTATTGATACGGTACTGGATTCCCCGGAACACCTCCATCCCGCCCCTTCTTCACGAGCAGCCTAG
- a CDS encoding ABC transporter permease: MPAFLLLTLMTAIRVLSRNRLRAGLTMLGIVIGVGAVIAMVSIGEGAKAAVQAQVASMGTNVIIVLPGSTTVGGVRGGQGGAVTLTVSDALEMKKRIPLLQDTGWAKRDVMQSVNGNKNWNGPVNGVSPSYLTIRDWSFTSGGPFTQADLDAAVRVALVGQTVVENLFEAGEEPVGSVIRIKNVPFRVIGVLAPKGQSAQGSDQDDIVFIPFSTAERKVFGTQFIGSVGALFAATERQEDLFAAVDQIREFLRARHRLQVEQGDDFTIRTQVDIGKVQEGTSQTLTVMLLSIAAVSLLVGGIGIMNILLVSVTERTREIGIRMAVGAKRRHILMQFLIEAMTLSVVGGTLGILFGIAGARLTTVIAGWPTIISGNTVLAAFLFSLAVGLFFGLYPAHKAARLNPIDALRYE; this comes from the coding sequence ATGCCGGCCTTTCTCCTTCTCACGCTGATGACTGCGATCCGTGTTCTCAGTCGCAATCGGCTGCGAGCCGGACTGACGATGCTGGGGATCGTCATCGGGGTCGGTGCGGTGATTGCGATGGTCAGTATCGGGGAAGGGGCCAAGGCCGCCGTGCAGGCGCAAGTCGCCAGCATGGGCACCAATGTCATCATCGTGCTGCCTGGGTCGACGACCGTCGGCGGCGTTCGAGGCGGGCAGGGGGGCGCGGTTACGCTGACGGTGTCCGATGCGCTGGAGATGAAGAAGCGGATTCCGCTGCTGCAGGATACCGGCTGGGCGAAACGCGATGTCATGCAGAGTGTGAACGGGAACAAGAACTGGAACGGGCCCGTGAATGGAGTGTCCCCCAGCTATCTGACGATCCGGGACTGGTCCTTTACCAGCGGGGGCCCGTTTACTCAGGCGGATTTGGATGCCGCAGTGCGTGTGGCGCTGGTCGGGCAAACAGTGGTGGAGAATCTGTTTGAGGCGGGCGAGGAGCCGGTCGGTTCGGTCATTCGCATCAAGAATGTGCCGTTTCGCGTGATCGGGGTGCTGGCTCCGAAGGGGCAATCGGCTCAAGGGTCGGATCAGGACGATATCGTGTTCATCCCGTTCAGTACCGCGGAGCGGAAGGTGTTCGGGACGCAATTTATCGGATCGGTCGGCGCGTTGTTTGCCGCCACAGAGAGGCAGGAAGATTTATTTGCCGCCGTCGACCAGATTCGTGAGTTCTTGCGGGCCCGGCACCGGCTCCAGGTTGAACAAGGCGATGATTTTACGATCCGCACGCAGGTCGATATTGGGAAAGTTCAAGAAGGCACGAGCCAGACGTTGACGGTCATGTTGCTCTCCATTGCGGCGGTTTCGCTGCTGGTCGGCGGCATTGGTATTATGAATATCTTGCTGGTGTCGGTGACCGAGCGGACGCGGGAAATCGGTATTCGGATGGCGGTCGGCGCCAAGCGGCGGCATATTCTCATGCAGTTTTTAATCGAGGCGATGACGTTGAGTGTGGTCGGCGGGACGCTCGGCATTCTGTTCGGTATTGCGGGAGCCCGGTTAACCACGGTCATTGCCGGATGGCCGACGATCATCTCCGGGAATACAGTGCTGGCCGCGTTTCTCTTCTCGCTTGCAGTGGGTCTTTTCTTCGGTCTCTATCCAGCCCATAAAGCGGCGCGCCTCAATCCCATTGACGCGTTACGCTACGAGTAG
- a CDS encoding ABC transporter ATP-binding protein produces the protein MTSGNGRQVSLIQCQDVWKVYRLGDVEVQALRGLNLTIEQGEFVAIMGSSGSGKSTLMNMLGCLDQPSNGHYWLNGVDVAALHADELAEIRNRQIGFVFQSFNLIPRTSALENAQLPLFYRGLPLREQRTLAAAALERVGLKGREQHYPTQLSGGQQQRVAIARALVTTPSLLLADEPTGNLDTESSREIMTILDRLNKEAGITVILVTHEPDIATYAAREIVIKDGQVLTDRRTKPAPSTSLARQ, from the coding sequence ATGACTAGCGGCAATGGTCGACAGGTCTCGTTGATTCAATGCCAAGATGTGTGGAAAGTGTATCGTCTGGGCGATGTGGAAGTGCAGGCCCTTCGCGGGTTGAATCTCACCATCGAACAAGGCGAGTTTGTCGCGATCATGGGTTCATCAGGATCGGGGAAGTCGACGCTGATGAACATGCTGGGCTGTTTGGATCAGCCCAGCAACGGCCATTATTGGTTGAACGGCGTCGATGTCGCGGCGCTTCACGCCGATGAGCTGGCGGAGATCCGGAACCGGCAGATCGGGTTTGTCTTTCAAAGCTTCAATCTGATCCCCCGCACCAGCGCGTTGGAGAATGCGCAGCTGCCGCTCTTTTATCGCGGCCTCCCGCTTCGCGAACAGCGGACGCTGGCGGCGGCGGCACTCGAGCGTGTGGGGTTGAAAGGACGGGAGCAGCATTATCCGACGCAATTGTCCGGCGGGCAGCAACAACGGGTGGCCATTGCCCGTGCGCTGGTCACGACGCCATCTCTGTTGCTGGCCGACGAACCGACTGGAAACCTGGATACGGAGTCGAGCCGTGAAATCATGACCATTCTTGATCGGCTGAATAAGGAAGCGGGGATCACGGTAATTCTGGTGACGCATGAACCCGACATTGCGACCTATGCCGCCCGTGAAATTGTGATCAAAGACGGCCAGGTCCTTACCGATCGACGCACCAAGCCCGCGCCTTCGACGTCGCTGGCGAGGCAGTGA